In Cloacibacterium caeni, a single window of DNA contains:
- a CDS encoding NADH-quinone oxidoreductase subunit C, translating into MTSEFVLEAINREFPEALISSSEPYGFLTVEVKKEELKKVIHHLKESSLNFMFLTDICGIHYPDHKEKELGVIYHLHNLQENFRIRIKSFFPKDNAEVDSITDLYSGANWMERETYDFYGITFKGHPDLRVILNMEELGYHPLLKEYALEDGTRTDKDDSMFGR; encoded by the coding sequence ATGACAAGCGAATTTGTTTTAGAAGCCATCAATAGAGAATTTCCAGAAGCATTGATTTCTTCGTCTGAACCTTATGGATTTCTAACTGTAGAAGTAAAAAAAGAAGAGCTTAAAAAAGTGATTCATCACCTTAAAGAGTCTTCTCTTAATTTTATGTTCCTTACAGACATTTGTGGCATTCATTATCCAGACCATAAGGAGAAGGAACTTGGAGTAATCTATCACCTTCATAATTTACAAGAAAATTTTAGAATAAGAATCAAAAGCTTTTTCCCAAAAGATAACGCCGAGGTAGATTCTATTACAGACTTGTATTCAGGAGCCAATTGGATGGAAAGAGAAACATATGATTTCTACGGAATTACGTTTAAAGGTCACCCAGATTTAAGAGTTATTCTAAACATGGAAGAACTAGGTTATCACCCTCTTCTAAAAGAATATGCGCTAGAAGATGGAACAAGAACTGACAAAGACGACTCTATGTTCGGTAGATAA